A portion of the Bufo gargarizans isolate SCDJY-AF-19 chromosome 7, ASM1485885v1, whole genome shotgun sequence genome contains these proteins:
- the ATG4C gene encoding LOW QUALITY PROTEIN: cysteine protease ATG4C (The sequence of the model RefSeq protein was modified relative to this genomic sequence to represent the inferred CDS: deleted 1 base in 1 codon): protein MEASGTDEKVKSMFLSAWHNVKYSWVLRTKTYFRRNSPVFLLGKCYHFKFEDSESSPNGSDSGSVTNEDVFGTVEDFRKDFISRIWLTYREEFPLIDGSTWTTDCGWGCTLRTGQMLLAQGLLVHFIGRDWLWPNALDLYRPEADFWLQNSARKLAPIESSYNDLHPYGTASSKLQAAKENEDENQAAFYHRKIISWFSDHPMADFGIHQLIKLGKQSGKVAGDWYGPAVVSHLLRKAMEDSVDPELQGISIYVAQDCTIYRDDVYDQQDNSDCDKSVLILVPVRLGGERTNTEYFAFVKGILSLEYCLGIIGGRPKQSYYFVGFQDDSLIYMDPHYCQSFVDVSIKDFPLESFHCPSPKKMPFKKMDPSCTIGFYCRNAWDFERVVDELTKVLKSSSKLNYPLFTFVNGHAQDFELDSTPVYEQNDLFTEEEKNRLKSFTNEEFVLL, encoded by the exons TACCATTTCAAATTTGAGG ATTCTGAATCTTCTCCCAATGGCTCAGATTCGGGCTCGGTGACGAATGAAGACGTATTTGGCACTGTGGAGGATTTCCGGAAGGACTTTATTTCGAGGATATGGCTGACCTACAGGGAAGAGTTTCCCCTAATAGATGGTTCGACATGGACCACAGATTGCGGCTGGGGCTGCACCCTGAGGACCGGGCAGATGTTACTGGCTCAGGGGCTTCTGGTTCACTTCATAGGGAGAG ACTGGTTATGGCCGAATGCACTGGACCTTTACCGGCCGGAGGCAGACTTCTGGTTACAGAACAGCGCCAGGAAGCTCGCCCCTATTGAGTCATCGTACAATGACCTCCACCCCTACGGTACCGCATCCAGCAAACTTCAGGCGGCCAAAGAAAACGAAGACGAAAACCAAGCTGCTTTTTATCATCGGAAAATCATTTCTTGGTTCTCCGATCATCCCATGGCCGACTTCGGGATTCATCAGCTGATAAAGCTTGGGAAACAGTCAGGGAAAGTTGCTGGAGACTGGTACGGGCCAGCGGTCGTCTCTCACCTCCTGAG GAAAGCAATGGAAGATTCCGTTGACCCAGAGCTTCAGGGGATTTCCATATATGTTGCTCAGGACTGTACAA TTTATCGCGACGAC GTCTACGACCAGCAGGATAACTCTGACTGTGACAAATCTGTTCTCATTCTGGTTCCTGTCAGACTTGGCGGGGAAAGGACCAATACTGAATATTTCGCATTCGTGAAG GGGATCCTCAGCCTTGAATATTGTCTTGGTATCATTGGGGGTCGACCAAAACAGTCCTATTACTTTGTGGGATTTCAAG ATGACAGCTTGATATACATGGATCCTCATTACTGCCAATCTTTTGTAGATGTCAGCATAAAGGATTTCCCTCTCGAG TCATTCCACTGTCCATCCCCGAAAAAAATGCCCTTCAAGAAAATGGACCCAAGCTGCACCATTGGCTTTTATTGTAGAAACGCATGGGACTTTGAGAGGGTGGTGGATGAACTCACAAAG GTACTGAAATCCTCCAGCAAGCTGAATTATCCTTTATTTACCTTTGTGAACGGACACGCTCAAGACTTCGAACTGGACTCCACGCCAGTCTACGAGCAGAATGACCTTTTCACAGAGGAGGAGAAGAACAGGTTAAAAAGCTTCACCAACGAGGAGTTTGTCTTGCTGTGa